CAAACCGTTGCCAATCGCACTGCAGAATTAGAAAAAGCCAATAAAAAACTCACCGAGTTAGTAGACCGAGACCCGTTAACTGGGTTGTACAACCGCCGTTATGCTGAACGTAAGTTCAGTGAGCTATTAGAGTTTTGTTTACGAAGCGAACAAACCATTACGGTGGCCATATTGGATTTAGATTTATTTAAAACCATTAACGATAACTATGGCCATTTGGCTGGTGATGAGTGTTTACGTAAAGTATCGCAATTATTGCAGAAGTACTTTAAACGCGACATTGATATTGTTGCCCGCTACGGCGGAGAAGAGTTTTTACTGATTTTACCCTTATCCAATACCTTACACATAGAACATCACCTCAATGGGTTTAGAGAAGCGCTGTCACAATTAGAAATCACCTCGCCCGAAGATAATCAGGCGTTCAAAGTAATGGTCAGTATTGGTGCTATCACAGCGAATGCCGATTATGAGGCCGACCTGGATAAATGGATTAAAATTGCCGATGAGAACCTCTACCAAGCAAAGCAACAGGGACGTAACAGAACCATCATTGATATCATTACTGACTGATCTTTGGTGACTGGTTATCTAAAACTGACTCGGATTGATGGGCTTGGGTGAACTCATCAATGCGACTCATCATATACGGATAAAATGGATTCCATTTCTGCCGTAACATATCATCTGCCGGTACACTAAAAATACCTCGCTCGCCTTGATAAATAGCTCTTCCTATCTGAATTTTTTGTGGCTTATCTTCCGCGAGTGGCCCATAAAGGGTATCTTCAATTGGAAAACTTAACGCGACATGAGATAACGAATACACATCTTTAGGCCATCCTAAGCTCAATGTTAATACATTATCAGTTATCGATTTATCGGCTAACTCTCTGACTTGAACGTAACGATCACTTTGGGGATCATTTTCAAGCAAACTTAACCGATAAGGTAATGTTGCAGCGAGCCAGAATGGCGTAAAAGATGCCAATGGGTCTTGAAAGAGTAATTGGTTGTTACTTCGAGTTCGGTTGACGTCAAATAACACTAATTGATGGTCTTTGTTTGCGGGTAATCTTTGGTATAACAAATCAACAACAGCGAGTGAAGATACCGTATCATCGACAACGGATTGGAAGGTTAAAATGGGTGGGATAGCCGTAAACTGTTGTGCTGATAATGCCGCTAATAAGGTCTGATTACGTTGAGTTAACTGGTATACAACATCACCAGCATTAACAGCGAAGGATTGATATTTAAAGGGGTCGTATTCGGTTTGAATACTGTTCCAGTACAGTTTATCTTGCCCAAGCAACTTACCCAGTTGTGCTTGCC
The Shewanella vesiculosa DNA segment above includes these coding regions:
- a CDS encoding carboxylesterase; this encodes MRAIVIGSTKHFLFAAFYGALGIALALIITGVWLLNARPNLSLWHTTHLTSEYHQQSGLTDFSQYLQLEDKLFAEVDQQVYRQYQPEIASPINRYERHSLSDPGLWQQNWNRSFEWKSPQAEFGLLLLHGMSDSPYVLSHLAQHYQHQAHVLGLRLPGHGTIPSGLTDITWPDLAGAVSLAVAHLSEQLPGKPIYVVGFSTGAALALNHELENISLQKPPSFDGIIMLSPAIGLAPIAAGAYWQAQLGKLLGQDKLYWNSIQTEYDPFKYQSFAVNAGDVVYQLTQRNQTLLAALSAQQFTAIPPILTFQSVVDDTVSSLAVVDLLYQRLPANKDHQLVLFDVNRTRSNNQLLFQDPLASFTPFWLAATLPYRLSLLENDPQSDRYVQVRELADKSITDNVLTLSLGWPKDVYSLSHVALSFPIEDTLYGPLAEDKPQKIQIGRAIYQGERGIFSVPADDMLRQKWNPFYPYMMSRIDEFTQAHQSESVLDNQSPKISQ